The Temnothorax longispinosus isolate EJ_2023e chromosome 7, Tlon_JGU_v1, whole genome shotgun sequence genome contains a region encoding:
- the Med26 gene encoding uncharacterized protein Med26 isoform X3 yields MRAVVDVISALEKTTVTKEVLEITRLGKHINELRRKTSNEALAKRAKDLVRRWRDMVLPTVQSTPQPTLADAAPPALNGAKEVALRTFKPQSPALRGLKPHSPLLKDATPLRVLSPALSVHSDHSRSPNASSNNKQSRTLTSTHRISSCSRNASPVLGTSNQNHVTEAVPRTHSSNKRLRKEESSNDHGHDYHAAPHGTESTIEQVKKKRFNGENISGNLNSQVPSPTLKERRSACFAETETSLETTNEESGPKKRGRKKGSKSAKRHAFLEDSVKEKLASISRTPKLKTTQELLADLQARGSTCSPVGSANALPSQSVAEPPSMEDVLRGSNSQQVSKYLRSSQKNSQSLHRSLVGSSSSETSAGKTQKAARVRSAVTCRESSPSPESCQDRLREDIDRLSGSTETSTCRSPLQRDLTVEEILAKLPPLDPSSIDWGENDQRNNDVECFPPPRRDVTAEDLERLHVRYVEGLNGNFQPRLSTATACSDGDERSTNARDGGNGVSSDVSNVTDSVKSVHNNKTDNVEFREWHQMLARPSYQGEILNIMPYVIID; encoded by the exons ATGCGAGCCGTCGTCGATGTCATTTCGGCACTGGAAAAGACGACAGTTACTAAAGAAGTGTTGGAG ATTACGAGACTTGGAAAACACATCAACGAGCTTCGTCGAAAGACGAGTAATGAAGCCTTGGCCAAGCGTGCGAAAGATTTGGTACGCCGCTGGCGAGACATGGTTTTACCGACGGTACAGTCTACGCCACAGCCTACCCTGGCTGACGCGGCACCACCGGCTCTCAATGGCGCGAAAGAGGTGGCTTTGAGGACGTTCAAGCCACAGAGTCCTGCGTTGCGAGGGCTCAAACCTCACAGTCCTTTATTGAAAGATGCCACTCCTCTCAGA GTTCTCAGTCCGGCACTATCGGTGCACAGTGACCACTCACGATCTCCTAACGCGTCTTCGAATAACAAGCAGTCACGTACCCTTACGAGCACGCACAGGATAAGTTCCTGCTCGAGGAACGCGTCCCCGGTGCTCGGTACCTCGAATCAGAATCATGTAACGGAAGCGGTGCCGCGTACACACAGTTCTAATAAGCGACTACGGAAAGAGGAGAGTAGCAACGACCACGGTCACGACTATCACGCGGCGCCGCATGGAACTGAGTCGACGATAGAACAAGTCAAGAAGAAACGGTTCAACGGCGAGAACATAAGTGGTAATTTAAATTCGCAAGTGCCTAGCCCCACACTGAAGGAACGACGCTCCGCGTGTTTCGCGGAGACAGAGACCTCCCTCGAGACCACGAACGAGGAGTCGGGCCCGAAGAAACGCGGCCGTAAAAAGGGCAGTAAATCCGCGAAGCGACACGCGTTTCTGGAGGACAGCGTGAAAGAGAAACTGGCCAGTATCTCGAGGACGCCGAAGCTCAAGACCACGCAGGAGCTCCTGGCCGATCTGCAGGCGCGCGGAAGTACGTGTAGTCCCGTCGGCAGCGCCAATGCCCTACCTAGTCAAAGCGTCGCGGAACCGCCCAGCATGGAAGATGTTCTGCGAGGCAGCAACAGTCAACAGGTGTCCAAGTATTTGCGTTCGAGCCAGAAGAACTCCCAGAGCCTTCACAGGAGTCTGGTGGGTTCCTCGTCGTCGGAGACGTCCGCTGGCAAAACGCAAAAGGCGGCTCGCGTGAGATCCGCGGTAACGTGTCGCGAGTCCTCGCCCTCGCCCGAGTCGTGTCAAGACAGGCTGCGCGAGGATATCGATAGGTTATCGGGTAGCACCGAGACGTCGACGTGTCGGTCGCCGTTGCAACGGGATCTCACGGTCGAGGAGATATTGGCCAAGTTACCGCCCTTAGATCCCAGTTCGATAGACTGGGGTGAGAACGATCAACGGAACAACGACGTCGAATGTTTTCCGCCACCGCGGCGGGACGTTACCGCCGAGGATCTCGAGAGGTTACACGTGCGGTATGTCGAAGGACTTAACGGCAACTTCCAGCCAAGGCTGTCGACGGCGACCGCGTGTTCCGACGGTGACGAGCGCTCGACGAATGCCAGGGACGGAGGGAACGGAGTGTCGTCAGACGTGTCGAACGTAACGGATAGTGTAAAAAGTGTGCATAACAACAAAACTGACAATGTGGAATTTCGGGAGTGGCATCAGATGCTAGCGAGGCCCAGTTACCAGGGCGAGATCCTCAACATAATGCCTTATGTTATTATCGATTAG
- the Med26 gene encoding uncharacterized protein Med26 isoform X2, which translates to MVVDMRAVVDVISALEKTTVTKEVLEITRLGKHINELRRKTSNEALAKRAKDLVRRWRDMVLPTVQSTPQPTLADAAPPALNGAKEVALRTFKPQSPALRGLKPHSPLLKDATPLRVLSPALSVHSDHSRSPNASSNNKQSRTLTSTHRISSCSRNASPVLGTSNQNHVTEAVPRTHSSNKRLRKEESSNDHGHDYHAAPHGTESTIEQVKKKRFNGENISGNLNSQVPSPTLKERRSACFAETETSLETTNEESGPKKRGRKKGSKSAKRHAFLEDSVKEKLASISRTPKLKTTQELLADLQARGSTCSPVGSANALPSQSVAEPPSMEDVLRGSNSQQVSKYLRSSQKNSQSLHRSLVGSSSSETSAGKTQKAARVRSAVTCRESSPSPESCQDRLREDIDRLSGSTETSTCRSPLQRDLTVEEILAKLPPLDPSSIDWGENDQRNNDVECFPPPRRDVTAEDLERLHVRYVEGLNGNFQPRLSTATACSDGDERSTNARDGGNGVSSDVSNVTDSVKSVHNNKTDNVEFREWHQMLARPSYQGEILNIMPYVIID; encoded by the exons ATG GTCGTCGATATGCGAGCCGTCGTCGATGTCATTTCGGCACTGGAAAAGACGACAGTTACTAAAGAAGTGTTGGAG ATTACGAGACTTGGAAAACACATCAACGAGCTTCGTCGAAAGACGAGTAATGAAGCCTTGGCCAAGCGTGCGAAAGATTTGGTACGCCGCTGGCGAGACATGGTTTTACCGACGGTACAGTCTACGCCACAGCCTACCCTGGCTGACGCGGCACCACCGGCTCTCAATGGCGCGAAAGAGGTGGCTTTGAGGACGTTCAAGCCACAGAGTCCTGCGTTGCGAGGGCTCAAACCTCACAGTCCTTTATTGAAAGATGCCACTCCTCTCAGA GTTCTCAGTCCGGCACTATCGGTGCACAGTGACCACTCACGATCTCCTAACGCGTCTTCGAATAACAAGCAGTCACGTACCCTTACGAGCACGCACAGGATAAGTTCCTGCTCGAGGAACGCGTCCCCGGTGCTCGGTACCTCGAATCAGAATCATGTAACGGAAGCGGTGCCGCGTACACACAGTTCTAATAAGCGACTACGGAAAGAGGAGAGTAGCAACGACCACGGTCACGACTATCACGCGGCGCCGCATGGAACTGAGTCGACGATAGAACAAGTCAAGAAGAAACGGTTCAACGGCGAGAACATAAGTGGTAATTTAAATTCGCAAGTGCCTAGCCCCACACTGAAGGAACGACGCTCCGCGTGTTTCGCGGAGACAGAGACCTCCCTCGAGACCACGAACGAGGAGTCGGGCCCGAAGAAACGCGGCCGTAAAAAGGGCAGTAAATCCGCGAAGCGACACGCGTTTCTGGAGGACAGCGTGAAAGAGAAACTGGCCAGTATCTCGAGGACGCCGAAGCTCAAGACCACGCAGGAGCTCCTGGCCGATCTGCAGGCGCGCGGAAGTACGTGTAGTCCCGTCGGCAGCGCCAATGCCCTACCTAGTCAAAGCGTCGCGGAACCGCCCAGCATGGAAGATGTTCTGCGAGGCAGCAACAGTCAACAGGTGTCCAAGTATTTGCGTTCGAGCCAGAAGAACTCCCAGAGCCTTCACAGGAGTCTGGTGGGTTCCTCGTCGTCGGAGACGTCCGCTGGCAAAACGCAAAAGGCGGCTCGCGTGAGATCCGCGGTAACGTGTCGCGAGTCCTCGCCCTCGCCCGAGTCGTGTCAAGACAGGCTGCGCGAGGATATCGATAGGTTATCGGGTAGCACCGAGACGTCGACGTGTCGGTCGCCGTTGCAACGGGATCTCACGGTCGAGGAGATATTGGCCAAGTTACCGCCCTTAGATCCCAGTTCGATAGACTGGGGTGAGAACGATCAACGGAACAACGACGTCGAATGTTTTCCGCCACCGCGGCGGGACGTTACCGCCGAGGATCTCGAGAGGTTACACGTGCGGTATGTCGAAGGACTTAACGGCAACTTCCAGCCAAGGCTGTCGACGGCGACCGCGTGTTCCGACGGTGACGAGCGCTCGACGAATGCCAGGGACGGAGGGAACGGAGTGTCGTCAGACGTGTCGAACGTAACGGATAGTGTAAAAAGTGTGCATAACAACAAAACTGACAATGTGGAATTTCGGGAGTGGCATCAGATGCTAGCGAGGCCCAGTTACCAGGGCGAGATCCTCAACATAATGCCTTATGTTATTATCGATTAG
- the Med26 gene encoding uncharacterized protein Med26 isoform X1, which produces MRDTPMQRYCSELTEKLLKSLDKEYNVVDMRAVVDVISALEKTTVTKEVLEITRLGKHINELRRKTSNEALAKRAKDLVRRWRDMVLPTVQSTPQPTLADAAPPALNGAKEVALRTFKPQSPALRGLKPHSPLLKDATPLRVLSPALSVHSDHSRSPNASSNNKQSRTLTSTHRISSCSRNASPVLGTSNQNHVTEAVPRTHSSNKRLRKEESSNDHGHDYHAAPHGTESTIEQVKKKRFNGENISGNLNSQVPSPTLKERRSACFAETETSLETTNEESGPKKRGRKKGSKSAKRHAFLEDSVKEKLASISRTPKLKTTQELLADLQARGSTCSPVGSANALPSQSVAEPPSMEDVLRGSNSQQVSKYLRSSQKNSQSLHRSLVGSSSSETSAGKTQKAARVRSAVTCRESSPSPESCQDRLREDIDRLSGSTETSTCRSPLQRDLTVEEILAKLPPLDPSSIDWGENDQRNNDVECFPPPRRDVTAEDLERLHVRYVEGLNGNFQPRLSTATACSDGDERSTNARDGGNGVSSDVSNVTDSVKSVHNNKTDNVEFREWHQMLARPSYQGEILNIMPYVIID; this is translated from the exons GTCGTCGATATGCGAGCCGTCGTCGATGTCATTTCGGCACTGGAAAAGACGACAGTTACTAAAGAAGTGTTGGAG ATTACGAGACTTGGAAAACACATCAACGAGCTTCGTCGAAAGACGAGTAATGAAGCCTTGGCCAAGCGTGCGAAAGATTTGGTACGCCGCTGGCGAGACATGGTTTTACCGACGGTACAGTCTACGCCACAGCCTACCCTGGCTGACGCGGCACCACCGGCTCTCAATGGCGCGAAAGAGGTGGCTTTGAGGACGTTCAAGCCACAGAGTCCTGCGTTGCGAGGGCTCAAACCTCACAGTCCTTTATTGAAAGATGCCACTCCTCTCAGA GTTCTCAGTCCGGCACTATCGGTGCACAGTGACCACTCACGATCTCCTAACGCGTCTTCGAATAACAAGCAGTCACGTACCCTTACGAGCACGCACAGGATAAGTTCCTGCTCGAGGAACGCGTCCCCGGTGCTCGGTACCTCGAATCAGAATCATGTAACGGAAGCGGTGCCGCGTACACACAGTTCTAATAAGCGACTACGGAAAGAGGAGAGTAGCAACGACCACGGTCACGACTATCACGCGGCGCCGCATGGAACTGAGTCGACGATAGAACAAGTCAAGAAGAAACGGTTCAACGGCGAGAACATAAGTGGTAATTTAAATTCGCAAGTGCCTAGCCCCACACTGAAGGAACGACGCTCCGCGTGTTTCGCGGAGACAGAGACCTCCCTCGAGACCACGAACGAGGAGTCGGGCCCGAAGAAACGCGGCCGTAAAAAGGGCAGTAAATCCGCGAAGCGACACGCGTTTCTGGAGGACAGCGTGAAAGAGAAACTGGCCAGTATCTCGAGGACGCCGAAGCTCAAGACCACGCAGGAGCTCCTGGCCGATCTGCAGGCGCGCGGAAGTACGTGTAGTCCCGTCGGCAGCGCCAATGCCCTACCTAGTCAAAGCGTCGCGGAACCGCCCAGCATGGAAGATGTTCTGCGAGGCAGCAACAGTCAACAGGTGTCCAAGTATTTGCGTTCGAGCCAGAAGAACTCCCAGAGCCTTCACAGGAGTCTGGTGGGTTCCTCGTCGTCGGAGACGTCCGCTGGCAAAACGCAAAAGGCGGCTCGCGTGAGATCCGCGGTAACGTGTCGCGAGTCCTCGCCCTCGCCCGAGTCGTGTCAAGACAGGCTGCGCGAGGATATCGATAGGTTATCGGGTAGCACCGAGACGTCGACGTGTCGGTCGCCGTTGCAACGGGATCTCACGGTCGAGGAGATATTGGCCAAGTTACCGCCCTTAGATCCCAGTTCGATAGACTGGGGTGAGAACGATCAACGGAACAACGACGTCGAATGTTTTCCGCCACCGCGGCGGGACGTTACCGCCGAGGATCTCGAGAGGTTACACGTGCGGTATGTCGAAGGACTTAACGGCAACTTCCAGCCAAGGCTGTCGACGGCGACCGCGTGTTCCGACGGTGACGAGCGCTCGACGAATGCCAGGGACGGAGGGAACGGAGTGTCGTCAGACGTGTCGAACGTAACGGATAGTGTAAAAAGTGTGCATAACAACAAAACTGACAATGTGGAATTTCGGGAGTGGCATCAGATGCTAGCGAGGCCCAGTTACCAGGGCGAGATCCTCAACATAATGCCTTATGTTATTATCGATTAG